GTTGAAAGAAATCTCCCGAGAACCTCCAGGGCCGAACTTAACATCTTTAGAGGCTCCAAAGTTGCCACGCTGGTTCTCCATACCCTTAACACGCTCGCCCATCGGAAGACTGTCTTCTTTAGCCAGTGATCTCCCGTTGTGGAAAGCTTCAGCATGCCGCTCGTTTTTCACTACAAACAACCTGACACCCAAACCTTCCACATTAGGaaagaacaaaaacatataatgtGATGTCTAAACCCTGGAATGTACTTAAAACGGCACCAACTTGGGAGTTTTCAATTTCTTGCTTGGCCTCCCATCGTCTGAACCACGTGATACATCAGAATCGCTGTTCTCATCATCATCTGATACAGCTTCAAAGTGTTCATCTAACAAAGAAGGTTGCTttgtagaagaagaagcaacAGGGTGTAGGACACGATATTCATATGATTCTGGATCGATTTGGAAGTCCTGAAACCAACAAAGAGATTCTCAAGAACAGagcaacaaaaagaaacaaacaaaagccTCCAAAAGATTGTTGTTATTACCGGATTATGGAACATGTTGTCAAACCGACCACATGAAAAATCCTCGCCACTAAGTccaggtttcttcttcttcgacacTTTCTTTACAGCCTCCTCATCCTCAACACTCTTCTTATCCTCTTCTGCACCCTCCTCGTTGTGTATGGTGGCTGCTAGATCACGGTTTACCTTTGGCAAGTTTATCTTCTTCTGCaggaacaacaacaaaacacgCAGAGATGTATGTAAGAAGCCAACGTACCCAAAATGATGAATCTGCTTAGATGTCAGAAATACTAACTGTGATTCTCAGGCTACGTTCCGCTTCTAGTTTCTTTTGCTTATTGCTTTCTTTGTAATTATCATAAGCAAAAGATTCAACCTCTGCCAAagccttttaaaaaaaaagaaagaaagaaacatctTAGAGACTAATCTAAAGTTACTAGTGTATGACAATGTTAAGGACTCACATCTTTGTATAGATGGTGTTTCATAAAATATCCATGCATCTGAGCTTTCAGAAGATCTGTGCCAATCAAAGGAGTCAGCTGCAACTTCTCCAGCTCTTCCTTCGTCACAAACTTGTAATTATCGTAAATAGTTGTCTGTCCAGTTTCCTCCATCTCTTCCTGAGAACACGATTTTAAGAAACAAGTGTTTAGTAACAATGGTCACACCAGATTAGAAAAACATTTGGAATCAGAGAAGTATATACCGTTAGGTTTTCGAGAGGAGAACACCATTTAGGAGCAGGACCAAGTTCAGGTATGAAGTAAGATGGGATAAGGCTAGAGTTTAAAGCGAGAAGCATAAGTCCACTTCCAGGGAACACATAAATGTCGTTTATTTCTCCTCCGCTGAGAGACATATGTGTTGTCGGTTGAATGCTCGTCATACCTTCTCCCTGAAAAAAATGAACACTATCAAAAGCTGTACCTAGCCAAACTTTGTAGTATATAAAAACCACTGTTACTGGGAGAAGCTTACCGTATTCGGATCCCATATTCTAACAATGTGCTTGTCTGTAGTAATCAGCTTTGGTTCTTGAGTGTTAAGAGTCCGTTGCCACTTAATGCTCAAAATTGGGCTCTCGTACCTGCAAGTTATAGAAAAGTCAATGGACACAGAGGAAACAAATCTTAAGGTTATATACATGATGAGGTTCAAGTTAGTAATACTAACATGTGATCCTTCACTTGTATGGGAGCTGAAGTGCGCAAGTCGTATATGAATACCTGTAGATAACAGAACAGCACAATCAACAGATGATAGCTATACATAGCCAAATTGAAATATAATGTAGAATCAAACCTTTCCCGCACTACTCCCGACAGCTACTTGAAGACCTTCACTGTCGTCAAACTCTATAGCAGTAACCTCCTAACAGAGCCAATACACAAATATGTTATTGGAAGCTACAAATGTCTAATCAGTATAGGAACCATGTGTTAGAATAATTACTGCAGCAACATCACCGCCATGTGCAACCGCATTGATTCTAGCAGCAGATAACTTCATTCTCATATCGAAACATTCGACAGCACCATCCTCACCACCACAAGCAATTAGTCCATGTAGATTGCTGGATGACAAACAAATACAGTAAGTACTCAACATTTTCCTAGTTCAAATCATGAGGAAAATGCCAAAGGATACACAAACCACCTAGAAACAACATTCAGCGCTGGGGATTGAGTGCTGAGAGGAGATAGAAATCTTCCCTAAGGAGACAAGGCATATCTCACAAATCATTAATATGGCCACACAGACTAATAACATCTTGTTTATCAAAACTAGCGTACCTGCTCCAAGTTGATTCTGTACAGATCTGGTGAAGAAGCAGCGCAAATCAGATCACAGGACCGGTTATCATATGTCAAGTCCCTCCCCATCCTACATATAAAATTGAGCTTTTAGACCAATTCCACAGTACAAATCTCACAGACAAACAAAAGCTAAAATACCTTGGGATTCGTAAACTGTGGTGTTTCCCGTATTTGGCGTGTAGATTAATAGAACGATCAACACATAAGAAGGCAAGCTTTGAGTAGTCATCATCCAATATCTGAAGAAGAGCCCAACATACACATTCTTGAAACCAGAAACAACAAAAGGGATGAAGCAGTAAACTAATGTTTACCTCGAAATCAACAATTGCAGAGTCCAAATGTCTCTCAAACTTCAAACCAAGCTGACCTAGCTCATAAACTTTGACCTGTGATGGATATGTACCTGATtcattcaacaacaacaacgattAATCAGTGAGAACGCACAAGACAAAACACTTCTTCAccacaagaaaacaacaaaagaagatgaaaaattATTACCTGAAGCAATAAGATACTCTCCATCAGGAGTAGCTTTGATTCTAGTAGTTGCATTCCCAAACTTGAAATCCTGAATCAGCTCCACTCTTTGCATATAATCTTTGACAGAACATACCCACAAAACAttgaattttagaaaattttaaacctaaaGTTACACTCACATCACAAGGAACAAAAAGTGAGTAGACTTTGAGCAGAGAGTTAACGATTACATACGTGGGTTTTTGCGGAGAGCTCGTTGCTTCTTAGGGTTAAGCCAAGTAGCAACATTGGGGGCACAAGAAACATGGTATAACTTGACTCCGTTAATGGATGTCGACTTCACTTTATCTCCATAAGTCGTCATCTTAAATTCAAAGCAAAGTCCACAGTAAGCCTCTACCCTTTGCTTCCAACCCTTGACAGCGAGTTACAGTTAAAACGGAAAGTTAAAGAGAACACGAGTGGAAGGAACCGCCACTTGTTTATATAGGTTTCTGCTCTGGTCGTGCTCCGGCAGAACTAAAGTAGACGACGACCTTATGTTATATAGGTTTCTGGTCTCTATTAGTTTATTAGGCCCATTGAAGCAAAATGGGCCTTTTAAGAACTTTATATTCAGTAGCTGAAACTATGCGCGGGGCGTTCggcaatgtttttaaaaccggaccaaACCACTATTACATCAGATTCGACCACGTAACTATGAATCGGTCAAATAGTCAGACTGGATctcaaaattatttaattttataaatatcattaaaacaatcaaaaatatataaactaaccatatgaacaaaaaatagtttatatatatatatatgagatatatattttatatttgatatttgatatttgggaaattgccaaaaatattattttcaaacaacCACTtctcatgtttacactaaccatttttaccttaat
This Brassica napus cultivar Da-Ae chromosome C6, Da-Ae, whole genome shotgun sequence DNA region includes the following protein-coding sequences:
- the LOC106430458 gene encoding nucleolar protein 10-like isoform X1; amino-acid sequence: MTTYGDKVKSTSINGVKLYHVSCAPNVATWLNPKKQRALRKNPHYMQRVELIQDFKFGNATTRIKATPDGEYLIASGTYPSQVKVYELGQLGLKFERHLDSAIVDFEILDDDYSKLAFLCVDRSINLHAKYGKHHSLRIPRMGRDLTYDNRSCDLICAASSPDLYRINLEQGRFLSPLSTQSPALNVVSSNLHGLIACGGEDGAVECFDMRMKLSAARINAVAHGGDVAAEVTAIEFDDSEGLQVAVGSSAGKVFIYDLRTSAPIQVKDHMYESPILSIKWQRTLNTQEPKLITTDKHIVRIWDPNTGEGMTSIQPTTHMSLSGGEINDIYVFPGSGLMLLALNSSLIPSYFIPELGPAPKWCSPLENLTEEMEETGQTTIYDNYKFVTKEELEKLQLTPLIGTDLLKAQMHGYFMKHHLYKDALAEVESFAYDNYKESNKQKKLEAERSLRITKKINLPKVNRDLAATIHNEEGAEEDKKSVEDEEAVKKVSKKKKPGLSGEDFSCGRFDNMFHNPDFQIDPESYEYRVLHPVASSSTKQPSLLDEHFEAVSDDDENSDSDVSRGSDDGRPSKKLKTPKLFVVKNERHAEAFHNGRSLAKEDSLPMGERVKGMENQRGNFGASKDVKFGPGGSREISFNAGRSSTYREDRDDEDGDGERNKRRGVQSLGLKQDVVRGGFRGRGGGGFRGRGGGVRGRGGSRGRGRR
- the LOC106430458 gene encoding nucleolar protein 10-like isoform X2 translates to MTTYGDKVKSTSINGVKLYHVSCAPNVATWLNPKKQRALRKNPHYMQRVELIQDFKFGNATTRIKATPDGEYLIASGTYPSQVKVYELGQLGLKFERHLDSAIVDFEILDDDYSKLAFLCVDRSINLHAKYGKHHSLRIPRMGRDLTYDNRSCDLICAASSPDLYRINLEQGRFLSPLSTQSPALNVVSSNLHGLIACGGEDGAVECFDMRMKLSAARINAVAHGGDVAAEVTAIEFDDSEGLQVAVGSSAGKVFIYDLRTSAPIQVKDHMYESPILSIKWQRTLNTQEPKLITTDKHIVRIWDPNTGEGMTSIQPTTHMSLSGGEINDIYVFPGSGLMLLALNSSLIPSYFIPELGPAPKWCSPLENLTEEMEETGQTTIYDNYKFVTKEELEKLQLTPLIGTDLLKAQMHGYFMKHHLYKDKKINLPKVNRDLAATIHNEEGAEEDKKSVEDEEAVKKVSKKKKPGLSGEDFSCGRFDNMFHNPDFQIDPESYEYRVLHPVASSSTKQPSLLDEHFEAVSDDDENSDSDVSRGSDDGRPSKKLKTPKLFVVKNERHAEAFHNGRSLAKEDSLPMGERVKGMENQRGNFGASKDVKFGPGGSREISFNAGRSSTYREDRDDEDGDGERNKRRGVQSLGLKQDVVRGGFRGRGGGGFRGRGGGVRGRGGSRGRGRR